The nucleotide window GCGTGGTCCAGTTCACCGTCGACCCGCGGACGTTCGTGGACGCGGCGCTCACGGTTCGGGAGGCCGACGAGCCGGTCCTGCCGAGCGCCGACGCGTGGGTCGAGGTCCGCGTCGAGGCGGTCGCGGTCGAGACCGAGGGCGACACGACGATCCGGACGTGGGAGTTGGAGCCGGTGGAGTCGGCGGTCGCGGCCGAGCGCGTTCCGACGGTAAACCGGGGCTTCGGCGCGGTCGTCGACGCCACGGTGGCCGCCTCGCGGCTCGACGTGCCGTCGTTCGACACCGAGGAGCTGCTCGACCGGCTCCGCTACTTCGCCGACGTGGTCGACCGCTGCGGCGGGCCGGCCGAGCGCGAGGCGTTCGCCCGGATCGACGAGGCGGCCGGGTGGCGGGAGCTCGACGGGTCGTGAGGACGCGGGAGCGACGCGGCGAGTCGGATTCGAGGTCGGGACCGCGCCTCGCGGCCGCTCGCGGCGGAACGAACCCTTTTAGTTCGGGCCACCGGTATCGCTCGGTATGGCCATCAAGCCCAAGTACATCAAGCAGCTGGGGAACGCCCTGCTGGAGCGGTATCCCGACTCGTTCAACACGGACTTCGAGACGAACAAGGACAGCGTCACGGCGCTGACCACCGTCGAGTCGAAGGGCGTCCGCAACCGCATCGCGGGCTACGTCACGCAGAAGAAGGCGCAGGCGGCGAAACACGCGTAAAGCGAGTTCTCTGCCGGTTCGTTTCGCCAGCGTCGAGCAGCAGGTTTGGTTGTCGCCCGCGGCGGGCCGGGTCTCTTCTCGATCTGACGACGCCCCTCCCGACGCTTATCCCGGAAGCCGCGGCCACCACCGCCGATGGACGCGCTCGTGCGGCCGGTGGTCGACCCGACGTTCGCGGCGGGCGCGCTGGCGTTCCTGCTCGGCGGCGTCGCGCTCGGCACCGCGAGCGGGCTGGTTCCGGGGCTTCACGCCAACAACTTCGCGCTGCTTCTGGCCGGGTTCGCCCCGTCCGTCCCGGCCGACCCGCTGTTCGTGGGCGTCGCGATGCTCGGCGCGGGCGTCGTCCACTCCTTTCTCGACATCGTCCCCGCGCTCGCGCTGGGCGTCCCCGACGCCGCGACCGCGGTCGCCGCGCTTCCCGGTCACCGGTTGGTGATCGCGGGGCGGGGGCGTGAGGCAGTCCGGCTCTCCGCGGTCGGCTCCGGGCTGGCGGTCGCGCTCGCCGTGCCGCTGGCGGTGCCGATCACGTGGGTGATGGTCCGGGCGTACCCGACGCTGCGGGCGCACCTCCCGGTGTTGCTGGCGGGCATCGTCGCGCTGCTCGTGCTCACGGAGTCGTCGCGGCGGGCCGCGGTCGGCGGACTGGTCGCGTTCCTCGCGAGCGCCGCGCTCGGACTGGCGACGCTCGACGCCGACCCGGCCGCACCGCTGTCGACCGGGGGCGTCCTCGCGCCGCTCTTCGCCGGGCTGTTCGGCGTTCCCGTCCTCGTCGACGCCCTCGGCGGCGATGGCGTCCCGCCGCAGGCGGACCCGCGGATGGCGATGGACGCGCGCGCCCTCGGGACGAGCGCCAGCGCCGGCTCGCTCGCGGGCGCGGTGGTCGGGTACGTCCCGGGGGTGTCGGCCGCAATCGCCGCCGTGGCCGCGATGCCGGCGGTGCCGCG belongs to Halorubrum sp. DM2 and includes:
- a CDS encoding DUF447 domain-containing protein, with translation MTPEPRDDRGPDRDDPTGVAPDGWPVSLRGVTESVVTTRGPNDRWNVAALGLHAPDDPGDPVTARTYGRTRTWRNFTERGGGVVQFTVDPRTFVDAALTVREADEPVLPSADAWVEVRVEAVAVETEGDTTIRTWELEPVESAVAAERVPTVNRGFGAVVDATVAASRLDVPSFDTEELLDRLRYFADVVDRCGGPAEREAFARIDEAAGWRELDGS
- a CDS encoding 30S ribosomal protein S17e, producing the protein MAIKPKYIKQLGNALLERYPDSFNTDFETNKDSVTALTTVESKGVRNRIAGYVTQKKAQAAKHA
- a CDS encoding tripartite tricarboxylate transporter permease, whose product is MDALVRPVVDPTFAAGALAFLLGGVALGTASGLVPGLHANNFALLLAGFAPSVPADPLFVGVAMLGAGVVHSFLDIVPALALGVPDAATAVAALPGHRLVIAGRGREAVRLSAVGSGLAVALAVPLAVPITWVMVRAYPTLRAHLPVLLAGIVALLVLTESSRRAAVGGLVAFLASAALGLATLDADPAAPLSTGGVLAPLFAGLFGVPVLVDALGGDGVPPQADPRMAMDARALGTSASAGSLAGAVVGYVPGVSAAIAAVAAMPAVPRKSADRGFVVATSGANTANTIFALFALVALGTPRTGVTVAIDRAGVPFALPILLVAAATAACFGFALVVLLGDPYLRIVGNADYTRLSLGVLGLLALLSYAFAGAFGVGVLLVAGALGLVPPRLGTRRVHLMGVLIGPLIVG